A genome region from Littorina saxatilis isolate snail1 linkage group LG16, US_GU_Lsax_2.0, whole genome shotgun sequence includes the following:
- the LOC138949889 gene encoding uncharacterized protein, whose translation MATSAVAYAEIKDMSTWTKEDLDLVLLFGDYMYQKMLDDEEDNVQGYLQLSDIPAQINLFNKNFHVSRSAHACGVVGLGPSFSEAFSLSGAIKRAFDNFPSMILVLKETSVMIHKSTDSFWLFDSHSRNQNGMPSANGKGVLMKFQDLDDLLKFLTEMSKAISSGVVTFDSAGFQVTETDDQPEQQPPDQPEQQPPDHPEQQPPDQPEQQPPDQPEQQPPDQPEQQPPDQPEQQPPDQPEQQPPGQPEQQQLQPEHEDEDVVCMFCLESWGKSKPNEPWICCSVCNQWCHEQCGQIDDPTSYKFWDKAGAGWDGAGWDSPTLPHKFRLKLLQMLY comes from the exons ATGGCCACTTCTGCGGTTGCCTATGCTGAGATCAAAGACATGTCGACGTGGACGAAAGAAGACCTGGACCTAGTTTTGCTTTTCGGCGACTACATGTACCAGAAAATGTTGGATGATGAAGAAGACAACGTACAAGGATATCTTCAACTGTCGGATATACCAGCACAGATCAACCTTTTTAATAAGAATTTTCATGTCTCCCGATCTGCACATGCATGTGGCGTGGTTGGTCTCGGTCCGTCATTCAGTGAGGCTTTTTCGTTGAGCGGAGCAATCAAGAGAGCATTTGACAACTTCCCATCCATGATACTCGTGTTGAAGGAAACATCCGTGATGATACACAAATCCACAGACAGTTTCTGGCTGTTTGACTCGCATTCACGCAATCAGAACGGCATGCCAAGCGCGAACGGGAAGGGCGTCCTGATGAAATTTCAGGATCTTGATGACCTTTTGAAGTTCCTGACTGAAATGTCAAAAGCAATCAGCTCTGGTGTGGTCACATTTGACTCTGCAGGATTTCAGGTTACCGAAACTGATGATCAACCAGAGCAGCAGCCCCCTGATCAGCCAGAACAGCAGCCCCCTGATCACCCAGAACAGCAGCCCCCTGATCAGCCAGAGCAGCAGCCTCCTGATCAGCCAGAGCAGCAGCCTCCTGATCAGCCAGAACAGCAGCCCCCTGATCAGCCAGAACAGCAGCCCCCTGATCAGCCAGAGCAGCAGccccctggtcagccagaaCAGCAGCAACTACAACCAGAGCAT GAAGATGAAGACGTGGTCTGCATGTTCTGCTTGGAGTCATGGGGAAAGTCCAAGCCGAACGAGCCGTGGATTTGCTGCTCCGTGTGCAACCAGTGGTGCCATGAGCAGTGTGGCCAGATAGATGACCCCACATCATACAAAT TTTGGGACAAAGCAGGGGCAGGGTGGGACGGGGCAGGGTGGGACAGTCCCACCCTGCCCCACA AATTCAGACTGAAGTTGCTCCAGATGCTGTACTGA